In Setaria italica strain Yugu1 chromosome IX, Setaria_italica_v2.0, whole genome shotgun sequence, the genomic stretch AGCCACGCGGAGGGGAGAGGGTGGTAATTGCCGTAATATTCGGCTGAGATTCCCCAGCTGCTGAGCTGCCTCCACCGGGCTGACCAGCAGCTGCCTTCTTATAtaccccgcggccgccgcgccattCCCCGCACACCACCACTGACCACCAAGGCAGCGCAAGGCACACCTCCCAAACACAGCAGAGCCGGATCGATCCGGCGGCCCTCTTGCcagtgcgcggcggcggcggctagttCTCGGCGGGCGCCATGGCGCGTGGGGGCGACAACCTGCAGGTGCTGAGCGCGCTGGACGCGGCCAAGACGCAGTGGTACCACTTCACGGCCATCATCGTCGCCGGCATGGGCTTCTTCACCGACGCCTACGACCTCTTCTGCATCTCCCTCGTCACCAAGCTGCTCGGCCGCATCTACTACACCGACACCACCAAGCTCGACCCGGGCTCGCTGCCGCccaacgtcgccgccgccgtcaacgGCGTCGCCTTCTGCGGCACGCTGGCGGGCCAGCTCTTCTTCGGCTGGCTCGGCGACAAGCTCGGCCGCAAGAGCGTCTACGGGATGACGCTCATGCTCATGGTGCTCTGCTCCATCGCGTCCGGGCTCTCGTTCGGCAACACCCCCACGGGGGTCATGGCCACGCTCTGCTTCTTCCGATTCTGGCTCGGCTTCGGCATCGGCGGCGACTACCCGCTCTCGGCGAccatcatgtccgagtacgccaaCAAGCGCACCCGCGGTGCCTTCATCGCGGCCGTCTTCGCCATGCAGGGGTTCGgcatcctcgccggcggcatcgTCACGCTCATCATCTCCGCGGCGTTCCGCGCCGGGTACCCTGCCCCGGCGTACCAGGACAGCCCCAAGGACTCCACCGTGTCGCAGGCCGACTTCGTGTGGCGCATCATCCTCATGctcggcgccgcgccggccctgCTCACCTACTACTGGCGGATGAAGATGCCCGAGACGGCGCGCTACACCGCGCTCGTCGCCAAGAACGCCAAGCAGGCCGCCGCCGACATGTCCAAGGTCCTCCAGACGGAGATCGTCGACGAGCAGGAGAAGCTCGACACGATGGTCACCTCCACGGGCAACAGCTTCGGCCTCTTCTCCAGGGAGTTCGCGCGCCGCCACGGGCTCCACCTCCTCGGCACCGCCAGCACGTGGTTCCTGCTCGACATCGCCTTCTACAGCCAGAACCTGTTCCAGAAGGACATCTTCACCAGCATCAACTGGATCCCCAAGGCCCGCACCATGAGCGCGCTCGAGGAGGTGTTCCGGATCTCCCGCGCCCAGACGCTCATCGCGCTCTGCGGCACCGTCCCGGGCTACTGGTTCACCGTCGCCCTCATCGACGTCGTCGGACGCTTCACCATCCAGCTGCTGGGGTTCTTCATGATGACCGTCTTCATGCTCGGCCTCGCCGTGCCGTACCACCACTGGACGACGCCGGGCAACCACATCGGCTTCGTCGTCATGTACgccttcaccttcttcttcgccaACTTCGGGCCCAACAGCACGACCTTTATCGTGCCCGCCGAGATCTTCCCGGCGCGGCTGCGGTCGACGTGCCACggcatctccgccgccgcggggaagGCCGGCGCCATCATCGGGGCGTTCGGGTTCCTGTACGCGGCGCAGAACCAGGACAAGAGCAAGGTGGACCACGGGTACCCCGCGGGCATCGGCGTCCGCAACTCGCTCTTCGTGCTCGCAGGGGTCAACATGCTCGGCTTCATACTCACGTTCCTCGTGCCGGAGTCCAAGGGGAAGTCGCTCGAGGAGATGTCCGGcgaggccgacgacggcgaggaggaggccgtcggcggccgcgcggTGCGGCCGTCCCAGACCCAGATGGTGTAGTATGACCGTCCGTGGTGATTGGTGATACGTGTAGGCCGGTTCACTTGTTTTCGTTTTCCATGTAGAAAGTCAAACCTGCTGTTTCACATGGGCATCTGTTATTTTTATctctatataaaatataaaaaagaaaatatcaaGTACACAAATACATTGGTGAACATACCACGCACTCTGTCTCGTCAAAACTGATTCATCCACCCGTCTATCAAGCCCCTCAAGCTAATATGGAAACATccagaggtgtttggatcctgaagctaaaatttagtccgtgtcacatcgaatattcggaggctaattaggaagactaaatatgaattaattataaaactaattacacatatagaggctaaacggcgagatgaatctattaagcctaattaatccatcattagcaaattgttactgtagcagcacattgtcgaATTATGCattaattaaacttaatagattcatctcgccgtttagcctccatccgtgtaatagattttgtaaatagtctatgtttaatactcctaattagtatttaaacattcaatgtgataggAAAGCCTGATTAATTGAATCCTTAATTTGGAACTCCCGAAAATCAATTTGGAACCCACTAACTTGAAAATCACAATCAATTTGTAATCCCCTACCGGAAAGCCTGATTAATTGAATCCTTAATTTTGAACTCCCGAAAAAATTGACTGATCAATTTTCAAACCCTCAAATCTTTTCGAAATCTTCCTCACTGTTGATCCATCCTCATCTTAAAATACGGTGCCAATTACTATAAATGTTTCATTACTCCCATAATAAGGAATTTCCAATAATAGAATTAGCATGCCGCCTGCCATCccttcttgctcttcttcaaTATGAACTGGTTCTCCATCCGAAAGAAGAGCCTCTGGTTCTCTTGTTCTTCAGGTTGCCGAGCCTAGGGTGTTCCCTATCGCGTAGGGTTCTTGATTTCATTGGATCTGCGTTGATCTGAAACAGCTGACTTCAAGCTTTCATCTGAAATGGTATGGATGGTTGTTCGCGAAGTCTCATGCAGTCAACAATAATATGGTTATTCTGAACATGTAGTATTCATCTAGTTCATGTGTGTAGAATAAATGCACAACCGCATATTTAGTTGCTTGCTAGGTTATGTATGGACTGTATTGAGGCAAATGTTGCACGTTGCTTACTTGCTTCGTTGCTTGGTACTTGTGTGTTGATGCTTTTTCATCTAAGGAGATGTCAGCGTAGAATTTTAGCAAATGATCGTTTGCATATatgtttcttttcatttttttttcagagtTACTTAGCTTAACTAAAGCAAGAATATCAGAGGTAAAAAAATAGCAGTTGAATGATAGGTTCTTTTTTCTACTGGGAAATGGAGGTTTAAATGATTTCAAAGGCATTGCATTCTGATTTAAATGATAGGTTCTTTTCTCATGGATATCTTTAGGAGTTAGAACTGATATATCCTACAATCAGTGTGTAGTGTGTACTATTTTAATTATATTTGACCTCTTGCTTAAACTGAATGTTAAGGAGAAAATAGTGTGTATATACTACCTAACATTAGTCTTTTGTTTTAGATCCACCTTCAGTCTTCTATTTTCAATCTCAAAAGCATTTAGCACATGGTTGCCTTGAGTTCAGCACAACGATCCTAACTCTGTTGACCTTGGCATTGCGTCTATgactctgtttcttttttttattaaactATTTATTATGCATTTCCACTTACATTTGGTTTCTATTCTGCAATTTTAGCTGCTTACTTGAGATGAGTTTTCTAACTGAAAAAACTCCTCATATGTTATATCTTGCTACTAGTGGTGTGTTTCATGGATTAATTATAGTCATAGTCAATTAAGTTGTAATCATGGTAATGCTTTTGCTACTTCGATTTTAGTTACTTCGATTTTAGTTTCTTATAAAGTAACAGTTTCAATCATGAACTTATAGGTTTGCCACATTTCAGTACATGTGGCTACACTATCATGAATTTGCTGCTCCACATTTCAGTACATGTGGCACTTCATCATGCTACATATTATATCCTAGAAAACAGTATCTAGTATTGTAACATTCAGTTTTTAATGTTCAATTTTCAGGTTCTATGTTCAGTATAATTTCATTATTCAGTATATCTTGTTTCCTGTATAGTCCTAATTTGTATCCATCATGAAGTGCTAATTCTAACATTTGCAACTCTTTTTTGTTACTTGTAGATCCCTCCAGCACCAATTAGAGTTGGGAAAGGTGAACCTCCCCCTTCTTGGATCCGATACCAACTCCAAAAGGTACTGAATTCTATCTATATTAATAATATTATATTAACCTGTTcagccttttatttttttctatttagcTTCTATCtgattataaatttatattAATAATACTCATTGCAAGATCGTATTAGAAAGacgaggaaggaagaagatgatgacatgatgatgtttcttttcCCTGCCTTATATCTGATGGGTTCTACTGGGCGGGGAGGAAAGAAGAAACATCATACGTCGGAAGAAACAGACAAGGTTAAGGTTCGTCGACTCCTCGAGGGACATGTCAAGAACTGTCAAGTTACATTTAGGATGGAACCCCACATCTTCAAAGAGGTGGCAACTTATCTTAGAAGGAAAAGGCTCGCCGTTGATACAAGGATTACGGTGGAAGAGAAGTTGGGTTTCTTCCTATACATGTTAAGTCGCAACGCCTCATATGAGGATCTCCAAGTGACCTTTGGGCACAACAATGACACCTTCCATCATCACATCAACCAGTTCTTCAAGAAGGTCATTCCTACATTCTCTCGCCGTTTCCTTCAACCTCCCAATCCTAATCAAGTGCATCAAAAATCCAAGAAAATCCGAGATTCTATCCAGTCTTTAAGAATTGTGTCAATGCCATTGATGGCACTTATATTCCTATTTCCAAATCTCTTGAGAACATTCTCCTTTTAGAAATAGAAAGGCACACTAAGCATAAATGTGATGGTGGCTTGTGATTTCGATCTCAACATCACTGTCATTTCTAGTGGATGTGAGGCATCGGCTACAGAATCCAAAGTGCTAAGATCAACTATGAGTAAGGGCTTCCAGGTACCTCCAGGCAAATTTTATCTGGTTGATGGAGGGTATGCAAATACTCCATCCTTCCTTGCTCCATATCGAGGAGTTCGATACCATTTGAAAGAATTTGGGGCGGGACATCGAAGATCCCAGAACCCAAAGGAGCTCTTCAACCACCACCATGCACTACTGAGGAACCATGTGGAAAGAGCTTTGGGGGTGCTTAAGAAGCACTTCCCCATTCTCAAAGTTGCCACATTCCACACGTTGGAAAATCAAGTAAAGATACTTGTAGCTGCtgccatcttcctcaatgtaATCCAATTACTTCATGGAGATGAGGAATGGTTACATCATCAGCCGAATAATATCAATCCAACACACTTTGTTTCTCTACCAAATAGTGATCAAATCAATGACCTAGGCACTACACAAGGCAACGTTTTAAGAGATACCATTGCGCAAGAAATGTGGGTTCAGTACCAGCAACATATAAATTAGTCTTCATGAATAAATTGTAATAAGTTAATTAGTTAATAAgttatttttcatgattttaaTGAGTTAATAAGCTTGTATCAAGAATAAGTTGGTaaataagttttttctttgaaatgtGATGGCATGGGGTCGCCAAAGTTTCGTAGGTTCCTGCCTACAACAAGTGCTAATAAAAAGAAGCCTTCCCCTAAATGCAGTGGGGCAAAGAGGAGTGGAGGTTCTCCAAGAGGTATCGTGTTTAATGTTTCTTCATGCTTTCTTGTCAATTTTGTATTATTGATGCTATAAAATTtctaatattgatgcttgtccATTGTTTATGTAGTAAAACAAAGAGTGGATTGGAATCCAGCCCTTGAGAAAATCCTTGTAGAAATTCTCCATGAGTATAAAGATAGTGGCTATAGAAGTGACAACAGTTGGAACTCTGAAGGGTGGAATAAGATGGTGAAGGAGTTCCATCTGAGGAACAAGTCTTTCTCATGCACAAAGGCTCAGATTCAAGATAAAGAAGGTTAGCTGAAGAGAGATTACAAGATGCTCAAAGAGGCCAGGAGGCAGAGTGGGTTGAAATGGAATGAGAAAAGCAATATGGTTGAAGGAACACCAGCAATGTGGAATAACCTCATAGTGGTAAGTTGATTTCTTAAAGTAATTATGTGGATAACCTCATATTTGATCAATATTTTCTTTAAATGTGCAGACTTTCCCTAAAATCAAGAAGTTTTGAAACAACAAGGCAAGATTTCTGCTCTATGATGATTTGGGAGAGCTCCATGATGGTAAGGTAAGTTCTGCTGTTAAAAATCAACTTTGTGACCTGCTTGCTATTAAAAATACTCTATTCTGTAGGTCATTTAGCTGAAGGAACTTACAATTTAACTTCTCTTGAGTCACAATGTGAGGAAGAACTCCTTCACCAAATTTATGGTGTAGAAGATGATGCACAAGCTGAGGAAGAACCCTTTCAGGAAATTCATGAGGTACGTGATGAAAATGATGAAGAAAAGGAGGCAAGagatgaagaaaaggaggaaagagaaaaggaggTAAGAGATGAAGAAAGTGAGGTTGTAGCTGTTGAAACAAGTGGACAGCGAAGAATAGAGGCCTATGAAGAGTGAAAAATTGAAGGCATGATGGAGAGATACCTTGAAATGAGGACCAAGCAagcagaagatgaagctgcacACCTAGCAAGAGAAAAGGACGCTGCTCAAGGTGATGATTTTTCCATCAAAAGGTGCATATCAGTTGTCAACACAATGAAAGTGACCAAACAAGAAAAAGGCAAAAGCATATGCAGTCTTCACCAAGAGCAAAGAAAATAAAGAGGCTTTCATATATGCCTATGAGACAAATCAAGAATCTGCTTTGATTTGGCTCAGGAATGAGATGACTTAGTAGATAAAGTTGTTGTCTACTTAGTTTATTTTGCACTTTTCCTTGGTAATCTTCCTTGGCTTAAAGATTTAAATTGTTGTTGGTGCATTCCTTGGCTTCATTGTGACAACAGAAAATTGTTGTCTACTTAGTTTATGCTACTGGTATTGACTTTGCATATTGACTTACCATACTGATGTGCAAATAGATCTGTAAAGTAGTTCATATGTGCCTCAAAATAGTTCTGTAGTTCTAAATTTGATGTGCAAATAGATCATTAAAGTAATCTGAACACATGCATACTCTTGTTGAACACAGTGCAGATTTGTATCAATGATTTACAATTCCTACATTTATATGTTCTGTTTAATcttgagaaagagaagaaatatTCTACATGTTGTCAGTGTGAGCACAAGCAGATCCAATTATCATGTAATATCTGCATTAAAAACTTGTAGTGTTCGTATGTCAATTCTCTTATTTTAGCATGCACAAGTTTTTATGTTTTCTCATATTCGTACTGAAAAGTTTGatatcttttctttctttcattctGTTCCTGGATGGTAGATTGGAAGTAGTCACTAGGGAGATCAAAATGGAGTCATCGGCACCAAGAAGAAGCGCAGACTCCTACCTGCACAGTTCCTGGGCTCCTAGCCGGCCTCACCAAGCTCTATTTTATCTTATCTAGATAGAAAGATTGAAAAGATGTTGCTATTTTTTCTTGATCAAGACTCTATTTTTGTTTGCTACTTGTTTATTACTTCTTCCTCATTTCAGGCTTGAAAAGGATGTTGCTATTTTTTGTTTGCCACCTGTCAAACAAGTGTTTTCATTCCTGACCAAAACAAACGACTCTGAAAACACCAGGTTTGATTCCTGGGCCAGATCCATTGGTAACCAGGTTTCAGTGAACCACCAAGATCTACTCGATCCAGCCCAGGAATGAAAACATGCCTCTTTCCAAACCCGACCTGCCCAGCGAGGCCTAAGCTGGCTCGCTTGTGTTTCATTTCCCATGTA encodes the following:
- the LOC101779587 gene encoding probable inorganic phosphate transporter 1-8; amino-acid sequence: MARGGDNLQVLSALDAAKTQWYHFTAIIVAGMGFFTDAYDLFCISLVTKLLGRIYYTDTTKLDPGSLPPNVAAAVNGVAFCGTLAGQLFFGWLGDKLGRKSVYGMTLMLMVLCSIASGLSFGNTPTGVMATLCFFRFWLGFGIGGDYPLSATIMSEYANKRTRGAFIAAVFAMQGFGILAGGIVTLIISAAFRAGYPAPAYQDSPKDSTVSQADFVWRIILMLGAAPALLTYYWRMKMPETARYTALVAKNAKQAAADMSKVLQTEIVDEQEKLDTMVTSTGNSFGLFSREFARRHGLHLLGTASTWFLLDIAFYSQNLFQKDIFTSINWIPKARTMSALEEVFRISRAQTLIALCGTVPGYWFTVALIDVVGRFTIQLLGFFMMTVFMLGLAVPYHHWTTPGNHIGFVVMYAFTFFFANFGPNSTTFIVPAEIFPARLRSTCHGISAAAGKAGAIIGAFGFLYAAQNQDKSKVDHGYPAGIGVRNSLFVLAGVNMLGFILTFLVPESKGKSLEEMSGEADDGEEEAVGGRAVRPSQTQMV